CGGCTCCGGGTCTACGCCGCCCTGCGCGAGGCCGAAGTGGTGCCCAAGACCGGCTTCAAGTTCGGCGCGGACTTCCGGACCTACGCCGAGTTCGAGAGCGTCGACGACTTCGGGCATAGCGAGATGCTGGTCCGGGTGCTGCCCATCAGTCACACCTTCGCGCCGCGCGACCTGGCGCTCGACGTCCGGCTGGCGAACGGGGTCCGCAAGGAGATGGTGTTCGGGCTCGTGGATCGGCCCGGCGATGGGGTGACGTGGCTGCGGGTCGGGCGGTTGACGCCCTGAAACCTGCTTCGACCTGGGGTTCGAGTCTCTCTATTCTACGGCTCGCCCCTGATGCATTCGACCCCATCGTCACGCACTGCTGCCAGAACCGACCGCTGGGGTGTGTTCGTGTTCTCGCCCAACCGTGTCACGTGTCTCGTGGAGTTCGTCGAGTACGCAGTCGACTCGCACTGGCGTCCACGACCGCCACTGCCCCGCCCCGCAGCCACGCCCTCCCCAGCCGACTCCCTCCACTTCGTTCCGGGCGTCCCTCGCGCAATGTCGGTTCGCGGCCTTCGGCACGCTCACCAGTGCGCGCCAGGTGATTCCTCCGTCGCGCGTTGAACGCCGAATCTCAGTCTGGCGCGTGCAGGCGGGCGGGTTCATCCGCCCGCCGAACCGCGCGAGGGATGAGACGCGCAACGAAGCGGAGTGAAACGGAGCGAAGCGAGCATCGGTATCGGCTGGGGAGGGTGTGGTGCGGTCACGACGCCAGCGCGAGTGAACTGCCAGTCGGTCTCGGCCGTGACCACGACAGACCGGGTCGCCCCACCGACGACGCTCTCGACAACCGACACGCACCACACCCCAGAACACGGGAAGCGAAGCTTTTTGCGCGGGCCGACGCCACTCTCGGGTAGTCAAATGACGCGCGATTCCGAGTCGTCGACACCCGACGACGAGCTGGTTCCGGACGGTGGCGAGACGGCCGCCGAGGGCGCCGACGAGGTCGCACTCGACCCGTGGGGGTCCTCGACGGTCTCCGACTACCGCAAGTTGTTCGAGGAGTTCGGCATCGAGGAGTTCGACGAGGTCCTGCCCGAAGTTCCGAACCCGCACTACCTGATGCGCCGCGGGGTCATCTTCGGCCACCGCGACTACCGCCCGGTCGCCGACGCGATGCGCGAGGGCGAGCCCTGGGCCGTCCTCTCCGGGTTCATGCCGACGGGCGACCCGCACATCGGGCACAAACTGGTGTTCGACGAGATCATCTGGCACCAGCAGCAGGGCGGGGAGGCGTACGGCCTCATCGCCGACCTGGAGGCCCACAGCGCCCGCGGGCTGACGTGGGAGGAGATCGACGAGCACTCGCGGGACTACATCCTGAGCCTGCTGGCGCTCGGGTTCGACCCCGCGGAGGGCGAACTCTACCGGCAGTCCGACAATCGAGAACTGCAGGACCTCGCCTTCGAGCTGGGCATCGAGGCGAACTACTCCGAGCTGCAGGCCATCTACGGCTTCGACGGCGAGACCGACGTGAGCCACATGCAGTCGGTCGTGACCCAGATGGCGGACATCCTCTACCCGCAACTGGACGAGCCGAAGCCGACCGTCATCCCGGTCGGCCCAGACCAGGACCCGCACATGCGCCTGGCGCGCGACCTGGCGACCCGGATGCGTTTCTTCAAGGTCTCGAAGGCGTACGCGAGCTTCGAGGCGGACGACGACGAGCGCGAACTCATCGCGGCGGCCTACGCCGCGCTGGCGGACGACGCGCCCGAGGGCGAGCCGGTCCGGTGTGAGGACGGCGCGGAGTGGCTGCGCGAGCACCAGCCCGAGCCGGCCGACGCCCGCGATTCCGCGGTGAAGAAGCTCGACTCCGCGGGGAAGGAGCCGCTCCGACCCCGGACCCGGTTCTTCGACCGGCAGGCGACCGACGCGGCGTTCGAGGCGCTCATCGACGCGGTCGAGGGCGAGAAGCGCGTCTACGAGGGCCACATCGATTCGTTCGACCTCGACCGAGGCGAGGCCGAGGAACTCGCCCGGCAGGTCGAGGTCGACCACGGCGGCTACGGCTTCATGCCACCGTCGTCCATCTACCATCGGTTCATGACCGGGCTCACGGGCGGGAAGATGTCCTCGTCGGTCCCGGCGAGCCACATCAGCCTGCTCGACGACCCCGAGGACGGCTACGACAAGGTGAAGTCGGCGACCACCGGCGGCCGCGAGACCGCCGAGGAGCAGCGCGAGAAGGGCGGCGAGGCCGACAAGTGCCCGGTGTACGAACTCTATGCGTACCTGCTCGCGGGCGACGACGACGAGTTCGCGACCGAGGTGTACGAGGAGTGCGTCGGCGGCGAGCGCCTCTGTGGCGGCTGCAAGGAACAGGCGGCCGAACTCATGGAGGAGTTCCTCGAAGAGCACCAGAAGAAGCGCGCGGAGGTCGCCGAACACCTCGACGACCTCGACATCGACCTCGACTCGGACCGCAAGCGGAACTGACCGCAGACCTGTCGGTATTCTATCTATTCTACCACGCTCGAAAGTGCCAACAGAACGTCCAGACGCAGGCACATGATGCTTCTTTCACATCTTCCAGAGGTAGATTTAAATCGGTCGTGATACATCTGGAGAGCGATGGATTTCCGGTCGAGCCGCGACACCGACGACGTCCGAGACACCGTCGTGTGTGCGGACGTCCTCGGTGGCTTCGGCGTCTCGACCGACGGGGTTCGCGCGCAGGCGGGTGATGATGTCGGGTCGTCGACCGAGGGACCTGCCGGCGCACCGGGGACCGCGGCAGACCGGTCGCTGGAGGCGGTCATCGCCGACGCGCTCGACGGGACCGAACACCCCGCGGAGTTCGTCCGGCGGACCATCGCCCGGTCGGACCGTGGTATCGACGCGCCGGCCCGGCACTGGCGCCACGCGCCACAGGTCCAGCTCGGGGCGGTGTTCGACGCGCTGGCGTGGGAGGCCGACCTGCGCGATGCCCACGGCCGGCGGCTCGACGAGGCGGGGTTCGCGGACTTCCCGTGGACCATCTCGCTCACGGACGCGAACGGCATCACCCGCGAAGCCCCCTTCGAGTACCCGGAGACGCCACTGGGTGACGACAACTACCCGGCGCTGATCCACGCGGTGAACACCCGGCTGCTGTACGGGCTCGGAGTCGAGTTCGTCCAGCTCTCGGATGGGACCGACCGCTGGCGGTTCGCGCTGGTGGAGACCGACGAACTCGCCCGCCTGCGCGACCAGTTCGGGCTGCGGGTCACGGTGTTCGACCGGCCGCTGCTCTCGGCCCCCCAGCCCCCGGCGTACCTGCCCGACGAGGGCGGCGACGTGCCACTGCCGGACTGGGTGACCACGACCGACGAGGGGCCGCGGCTCGGGCGCGAGCGGTCGGCCGCCTCGGACGTGGTGTCGTCGGTGGCGTCCGACGTGGACGCGTTCTTCGAGGACGCCGGGGACGAGTCGGGGGCGGGGTCGGCCGCCGAGTTCATCGACTTCGTGGAGTCGGACACCGGGACGGCACCGGCGACCGGGGCGGGGTCGGGCTCCGACGACGCTGGCGACGCCGCCGCCGACGATAGCGACTCTTTCTGGGACGACGCCGGGGACTGGCGGCTGGAGCCGGTGACTGGTGGCGAGGCGAGTGAACAGGTCGACGAGGCGAGTGATGGACCAGTCGCTGGCGAAGACGATGTGGGCGGAGTCGAGGATGCCAGCGAGGACGGCGAGCCTGCCGGTGCTGCCCAGGCTACCGGACCCAGCGACGACGACGACGGCGGATTCGAACTCCTCGGCGGCGGCCCCTCGGTGTCACGCCAGTCGGGCGATACCGACGACGACCCGATGGACGACCTGTTCGACTCGGTCGAGGCGTCGGCCGCGACCGGCTCCGCGGGCGGGAGCGACCCCGAGTACGACGGGTTCGACGCCGACGACCTCGCGGACTTCAAGCGCGGGGCGCGCAAAGACAGGGTCGAGAACGACTCCTTCGGCGTCGGGGTCGAGCGCCCTTCCGAGGACGACCGGCTCGCGGCCTACGGGGCGGCCATCGACGCCGGCGGGAACCTCTCGGTCAGGGGGTTGCTCGACGACGACACCTTCGTCCCGACGTTCCCGGCGGCCGACTCCGACGAGGTCCGCATCGAGTACGAGGACGGCTGTGACCTCGATGCGCCGTCGGCCAGCGAGGTCGAGACCGACGAGGGCTTCGTCTGGGTGAACGCGGACGGCCTCTCGACGGGGACTGACTGACTGTCTGACTGGTGGGCCAGCGCGGCGACCGGGCCCTACCGCTGGACCGCGACGCAGGGCGTGTCGCGGCCGACGAACGAGCAGTCGCGGGCGTCGACGAGCCGCCAGTAGTCGCGGGGGCGGGTCCCGAGCAGGTCCTCGATGCGGCTGTACGAGAGCAGGTTCTCGCCGGCGACCACGTGGTGGAACAGCTCCCGGCGCGCGCCGGTGAACTCCCGGTCGAACCGGGTGTGGGTGTAGCGGTTGGGGTAGTTGAACACGAGGTAGCCACCCGGCCGGACCCGGTCGTACATGGCCCGGACGGCGGCCCCGGTGTCGTCGACGAAGTAGAGGGTGGCCATGCAGTAGACGAGGTCGAAGGTGCGGTCGGTCGCGAGGTCGGGGAGGGCGTCGACCGCGAAGTGGACGTTCTCGAAGCCTAGGTCGGCGGCGAGGCGGCGGTCGTCGCGGATGACGGACGCGGAGACGTCGTAGCCGTAGAACGCGGTGTCGGGGAACCGGACCGCGAGTTCGAACAGGTCGACGGCGGCGCCACAGCCGATGGAGGCGACCGAGGCCGGCCCGCCGGTTCCCCGGGGGCCCGTGGGTGGCCAGTGGCGGTCGACGAACCGGGCGAGGAGCCCGGGCATGGCCTCGCGGCCGATGTAGGCGACGCGCTCGTAGTCGCCGGCCGCGTAGAAGTCCTCCCAGTGGGTGGCCGACCCGGGGTCGGCCCAGGTCGCGTCCGTGGTGACGTTCTCGGACATACTACTCTGAACGCGACGATTCGGTATAACGGGACACCGGCAGTGCGGGAGTCACGCCCCGGTAGGGGGTTGGTGGTGCGGAAAGCGGCCCCCGCCCGTCACGGCGACGCCGGCTTCCGGACGAACACGGCGGGACTCCGGCGGCTGGCGTACGGCTCGCCCCGGGCCCCGACGGCGGTCCAGTAGCTCTCGGGCCGGCGGCCGAGGACCGACTCGATGGCGTCGTAGCTGAGCAGGTTCTCGCCCGCTCCGACGAGTCCGAACGCCTCGCGCTTCTCGCCGCTGGTCTCCTCGTGGACCCAGGTCCGGGTGTACCGGTTGGGGTAGTTGAACACGAGGTGACCGCCCGGCGCGACCCGGTCGTAGAGTTCGGTGAGGGCGCGCTCGACGTCGTCGACGAAGTAGAGGGTGGCCATGCAGTAGACGAGGTCGAACTCGCGGTCGATGGCGAGGTCGGGGAGGGCGTCGACCGCGAACGAGAGGTTCGACAGCCCCGCCTCGGCGGCCTGCTCCCGGTTCGACTCGACCACCGAGGGGGCCACGTCGTAGCCGTAGAACGCGGTGTCGGGATACCGCGGTGCGAGCTCGAAGTCGACGAGGGCGGGTCCACAGCCCACGTCCGCGACGGTGTCGGGGACCCCGACGCGCTCGAAGAACGTCGCGAGGTGTTCGGGCATGTCGTCGCCGCCGACGTACGCGCCCCGGTCCCAGTCGGTGGCAGCGTAGAAGTCCGTCTCCCAGTCGAAGGGCATGTCTCGACGTGCCAGACCGCATCGCAATAGCGTTGTGGTCCGTCGCCCCCGGGGCAGGTCGTCCGAGGGCGGACTGGCGCTGGTCTGCCCGCTTTCGACCGGCGAACCTATCGAGAAATCGACCGGACGTGTGCGAGGAATTAACTACCAGTAGCCTGAAACCGTAGCCATGCCAACCCGGGAGTCCGAGTCGAGTCGCGGGTCGTCGGGCGACCTGGCGGACGTGGTCGACGCGTTCGACGCCGATCCCGACGCCGTCATCGAACACAACGACACCGGCGAGAGCACCGTCGCCGACCCCGCCGCAGTCTTCGATTCTCTCCTGGAACGCGACGATTCCGACGAGTCGCTGGCGGGCCTCGCTGACGATGAGGCCCGGCACCCGGTCCCGGAGCTCGATGGGGCGTTCGCCGCCGTCGAGTCCGACGTCGACCGCGAGGCTGACGGCCGTGGGCGCTGGCTCGCCTACGACGAGTTCGACTTCGGCGCGGCGGAGCGCCCGGCCGACACCGGTTCCACCGACACCGGCCCGACCGACACCGGGCCGAGTGCCCACGAGGAGTTCAAGTCGCTCGCCGCCGAGTCCGGGGCGGTCGACCTCGACGACCTCGACCTCGAGGAGCTGGCACTCGGTGACGGGACCGTCGCCGCCTCGCTGGACCTCGACGCGCCGAGCGAGGAGGAGGCGCTGGCCGACGTGTTGCAGGCCGGCGAGACGGCCGACGCCGTCCCGGGGTCGGACGCCGACGACACACCGGACGACACCCCGGACCCGGACGACGCGACCGACCCCATCGACGAGGCCGGCTTCGACTGGGACTGACCGGTCTCACGGCTCCCGAAGGCTTTTCTGCGGTCACGCGAACATCCCCAGTATGGCAGCCGAATCCAGCCATCGTGGTATCGCACAGGAGCACGGCGACACCCCCGGGTTCGGCTTTTTCTTCGCGGTGTAGGCACGGCGGACTCCCCGGCGCGGTCCCGGCGGACGAAATCGTGCGCTTCGGAATAGCTAACTGACTGACCCGAGCACGCACTACCAAGAGATGAAACTGCCAGCGACACAGGCCGCGGTCCTCGAGGCCGCGAGCGCGACCGACGCCAGGTCGGTCGCCGCACTGGCCGACGACGTGGGCGCAAAGCCCGAGTCGGTCGTGGGCGCGGCCTTCGACCTGGAGGAACAGGGCCTCCTCGCCATCGAGGAGCGAACAACCGAGCACGTCGAACTCACCGACGAAGGTGAACGCTACGTCGACGAGGGCCTCCCCGAGGTCCGACTCTACGAGGCGGCCGTCGACGCGGGCGCCACCGACGAACCGGTGTCGATGGGGCAGGTCATCGGGGCCTCCGGCCTCGGCGACCTCGTCGACATCGCCCTCGCGAACTACGCCCGCAAGGGCTACGGCGAGATCGACAGCGGCGAGATCGCCGCGAACGCCGGGCCGGACCCCGAGGCCGACGAGGAGGCACTGGCGCTGGCCGCCCTCCACGGCGGCGAGACCGTGACCGACACCGACGTCCTCGACCAGCTCGACCGCCGCGGGCTCGTCGAGCGCGTCGAACAGACCGAGCGCCTCGTCACCCTCACCGACGAGGGTGTCACCGCCATGATGGAGGGCATCGAGGTGGCCGAGTCCGTCGGCCAGCTCACCCCCGAGCTGCTGACGAGCGGCGAGTGGCAGGACGTCGAGTTCGCCGAGTACAACGTCGAGGCCGACGCCGAGACGCTCTACGGCGGCAAGAAGCACATCCTGCGCCAGACCGCCGACCGCGTGAAGGACGTGCTCGTGGGCATGGGCTTCCAGGAGATGGAGGGCCCGCACGCCGACGCGGAGTTCTGGATCAACGACTGCCTCTTCATGCCCCAGGACCACCCTGCCCGGACGCACTGGGACCAGTTCGCGCTGGACGTCCCGCCGATGCAGGACCTCCCCGAAGACCTCGTCGACCGGGTCGAGGACGCCCACCGGAACGGCGTCGGGGAAGACGGCGACGGTTACCACTCGCCGTGGACCGAGGAGGTCGCCCGGGGCGTGGACCTCCGCGGCCACACCACCTCGCTGTCGATGCGGTACCTCTCCGGCGAGGCCGTCGGCGACCTCGAACCGCCCCAGCGGTACTTCTCGGTCGAGAAGGTGTACCGCAACGACACGCTCGACGCGACCCACCTGCTGGAGTTCTTCCAGATCGAGGGCTGGGTGATGGCCGAGGACCTCTCGGTGCGCGACCTCATGGGCACCTTCACCGAGTTCTACGAGCAGTTCGGCATCACCGACCTGCAGTTCAAGCCCCACTACAACCCGTACACGGAGCCGAGCTTCGAGCTGTTCGGCGAACATCCGCGCACGGGCGAACTCGTCGAGATCGGCAACTCGGGCATCTTCCGCGAGGAGGTGCTCCGGCCGCTCGGCGTCGAGTGCGACGTGATGGCGTGGGGGCTGGCCCTCGAACGTCTGCTGATGCTGACGCACGGGTTCGAAGACATCCGGGACGTCCACGGGACGCTGTGTGACCTGGACTTCCTGCGGAACGCCGAGGTGATCCGATAATGCCAGTCGTAGACGTCGACCCCGACGAGTTGCGGAGCCTGACCGGTCACGACGAGAAGTCCGACGAGGAACTCAAAGAGGACATGTTCGCGCTCGGCCTCGAGTACGAGGGCGAGACCGAGGACGGCGAGTTCCAGCTGGAGTTCGCCCCGGACCGCCTCGACCGCCTCTCGGTCGAGGGCGTCGCCCGGTCGCTGCGCTACCAGTACGGCGACGACCGCGGCGTGTACGTCCCGAAGACGAACGACCCGGACTGGACCATCGAGGTCGACGAGTCCGTGCCCGACGAGCGCCCCTACGTCACGGGCGCGGTCGTCCGCGGCGTGAACCTCGGCGAGGACGCGCTCGACTCGCTCATCCAGTTGCAGGAGAAGTTGCACGCGACGATGGGCAGAAAGCGCGCGAAGGGTGCCATCGGCATCCACGACCTGACGATGCTGAAAGGTGCCAGCGTCGACGACGAGGGCGGCAACAGCATCCAGTACGTCGGCGTCGAACCCGACGAGGACCGCTTCGTCCCGCTCGATGCCGACACCGAGATGACGCCCGCCGAGGTCCTGACCGACCACCCGACCGGCGAGAAGTACGCCGACATCGTCGGCGAGTACGAGCGTTACCCGGCTATCTACGACGACATCGGGCTGTTCTCGTTCCCGCCGGTCATCAACGGTCGCCGGACCGAGGTCTCCACGGACAGTCGGGACCTGTTCGTCGAGATGACGGGGACCGACCAGTGGACCATCGACAAGATGCTGAACATCGTCTGCTACGCGCTCGACGCCCGCGGCGCGACCATCGAGGAGGTCACCGTGGACTACCCCGACAAGGACGTCTACGCCGCGGAGAACGTCGAACTGGTCGCGCCCGACGTGGACCTCGTCCGGCCGAACTTCGACACCAGCGACAAGACGGTCCGGCACACCCGCATCGAGTCGCTGCTCGGCATCGACCTCGACCCCGACGAGGTCGTCGACCTGCTCGAACGTGCCGGCCTCGACGCGGTCCGCGAGGAGAACGAGGACGGCGACCTCGTCTACGAGGTCGACGTACCGCCGTACCGCGTCGACGTGCTCCACCCGCTCGACATCGTGGACGACGTGGGCCGCGCCTACGGGTTCAACGAACTGGAGCCGACGTACCCCGAGGTCGGGACAGTCGGTGGCCGCCACGACCGCACCGGGCTGGAGGACGCGGTCCGCGACCAGCTCGTCGGGCTCGGCTTCGAGGACATGCTCAACTTCCACATGATCGACGAGGCCGAGAACTACGAGCGCATGCGCCTCGACCCCGACGAGGACGACTGCCTCGGGGCCGCCCAGCCCGTGACCATCACGGAGCCCTACAGCGAGGACTACACCATGGTCCGGTCGTGGGCGCTCCCGTCGCTGCTGATGGTGCTCGAGAACAACACCCACCGGTCGTACCCGCAGGACATCGCCGAGGTCGGCTTCGCCGCCCACTACGACGAGGCCGAGGACACCTACGTCGCGGAGCGCCGGACGGTCGCCGGCGCGCTCGCCCGCCACGACGCCTCCTACGAGGACGCGAAGGCCCGCCTGCAGGCACTCGCGCGCAACTTCGAGGCAGAGCTGACGACCCCGCCGACGACCCACCCGACGTTCATCGACGGTCGGACCGCCGAGGTCCGCATCGACGGCGAGGTCGCCGGCATCGTCGGTGAGGTCCACCCGGCCGTGCTCGTCGAGCACGACCTGGAGGTTCCTGTCACCGCGTTCGAGTTCGAGCTGGACGCGCTGCAGTAGAACAGTCGATTCCCTTCTCGCGTTTCAGTCGTCGAGGTCCGCCCCGACCGCCGCCTCGACGGAATCGAAGCCGTCGCGCTCCAGCAGGTCGAGCAGGCCCCGATTGATGTCACGTGCGAGGGAGGGGCCCTCGTAGACGAGGCCGGTGTAGAGCTGGACGAGCGAGGCACCGGCGCGGATCTTCGCGTAGGCGCCTTCTGCGTCCGAGACGCCACCGACGCCGACGACGGGGACGTCGACGCGCTCGGCGACGAAGCGGACCATCTCGGTCGCGCGGTCCTCGATGGGGGCACCCGAGAGCCCGCCGGACTGGGCCGCGTTGGGGCTCCGGAGGGAGTCCGGCCGTTCCGTGGTGGTGTTGGTCGCGACGACGCCGTCGAGGTCGAGGTCGGTCACGATGTCGAGGGCGTCCTCGACCGCCGGCTCGGGGAGGTCGGGCGAGAGCTTGACGAGCAGGGGCGACGCGCCGGCGTCTTTCACCGCACCGAGGATGGCCTCCATCTGGTCGCGGTTCTGGAGGTCGCGCATGCCTTCGGAGTTCGGACAGGAGACGTTCACGACGAAGAAGTCGCCGCCGTCGGCGACCTGCTCGTAGGTGTAGCGGTAGTCCCCGGGGGCGTCCTCGGACGGCGTCGACTCCGAGAGCGCGATATTGACGCCGACGGGGATGTCGGGGCGGTCGAGGGCGCGAAGTCGCTGACCGACGCGGTCGGCGCCCTGGTTGTTCAGCCCCATGCGGTTGACGATGGCACGGTCCTCGCGCAGGCGGAACATCCGCGGGCGCGGGTTGCCCGGCTGTGGTTCGGCGGTGACGCCACCGACCTCGACGTGGCCGAACCCGAGGGCGGCGACGGTCCGGGGGACCTCCGCGTTCTTGTCGAACCCGGCGGCGACGCCGACCGGGGAGGGGAACTCCTGGTCGAGTACGTCGACGTGCAGGCGGTCGTCCGCCACGCGATACCGGTTCGCCAGCGCGCTCTCGACCGGCGTCCCTTGCACCGCCGACAGCATCCCGTGGACCGCACCGTGCGCTGTCTCGGCGGGCAGCGCGAACAGCAACGGCCTGACGGCATCGTAGAGCGTCATCTACGCATCAGGGGGAGACGAACCCGTAAAAGCGTCCCGAAGCACCGGTGACCGATGGTACGACGGTTAGAACTCGTGTTCGACCTCGTCCTGGTCTGCTTTCTGGATGATGATCTTGTCCTCCCGCACGCGTACGAAGACCTCGTCACCGATCTCCATGCCGGCGACTGCGAGTTCGTCCTCGTGGAGGTTGATGTGCACGTTGTGGTATTCCCCGTTCTCGTCTTTGGCACCACTCGGGCTCAACTTCTTTTTCCGTACCATCGCGGTAGTCTATCTCGTGTGTTCGCCACAGGACATACTTAAGTGTTTTCTACGGCTGAACACAGGCCGACACATCACGCGCACAGAATGTTTCACGCGCGAAATCCACCCCAAAATCGGGAATCACGAGACGGAGTGGACCTCCATTTTGGGGCCCGTATATAAACACATCGTCGCCGTCGCCCGTTTTCGGGGGATATCTTTATCATGGGGCGTGTGTTGCTGTGACATGGAGGGAAAAATCATGGTACGTGAAGATGGTAAGCGAAACTTCGCTCTCCGCGAAGCGAACGGTGAGACGAGTGTCTTCTCTGGCAACACGCCACGGCAGGCAGCACTGAAGGCTGCACGTCGGCTCGACCCGGCACCGAGCGAGGACGACGCAGACCGCATCGAACTCCGACTTCGGGAGAAAGGCACCGACAAAGTCCACATCTACGAGGGCTGGGCGTGGCGCGAGACCGCACCCGACGACAAACCCGACTGGATGCCGAGTGAGATCACCGAGGCGAACGTCTCGAAGAAGGGGATCGAACACCTCGACGAGTGACGGGGCGCCCGCGCGAGGACGCGCGAATCAACAATCGTTTTTACCCGGACATCGCACGCAGAGGTACGCGGCTCACACCCGACCAGACCCGACGCGACACGCGAGGGATGACCGGTCGGCCTCCATCCGCGTAACATCGTCCTGCACCCACGAGCTGTCGCTGTGTCGACCGGCCCGGCCGTCTGTGACACCGTTGTCACGTCAATGTATTCCCACAGGAGCGCCAGTTCGACGGGGTTAAATGTGCCACTCCCATCTGTCTGAATGTGAACGACGTGGCGCCTCGCGCCACTCCCTCCGGCCGCGACCCGGCACGGAGGCAGGCACGTCTCCAGTGTCCGGACATCGGGCGTCGTCCCGTCGAGTGACCCTCGACGTCGGGTGCGTTTCGATGTCCTTATATCGTCGAGGACGCTGGAGTACGAACGCAAACGCACAACGTGATTCGGGACGCGTTGAATCCGTGTCCCAATCTCGGACCGCTGTCCGTCGGGGTCGCCCCGGCGGACGCAGGCAGACTTCGAAGGGTTTAATACCTGTCTCGGGGTATGTTTAGGTCCGAAAGGAAATGAGGATTCCACCCCTGCGGTCCGCCGTATACGATGGAATCTGATGTTAGCCTTGGTAGTTCGGTGACGCCTGATCGGCCACGCCGATTCGGTTCACCGAACATGGACCACGCAATGTGAGGATACACCATTTCGATGGTGTACCCGCCACGCCCCCCGAGCATCCGCTCGGGAGCATTCCGGTTGATCCTGCCGGAGGTCATTGCTATTGGAGTCCGATTTAGCCATGCTAGTTGCACGAATTCATATTCGTAGCAGATAGCTCAGTAACACGTGGCCAAACTACCCTATGGAGAGTGATAACCTCGGGAAACTGAGGCTAATAACTCATAACGCTCTATCCCTGGAATGGGTTGAGCCGGAAACGCTCCGGCGCCATAGGATGTGGCTGCGGCCGATTAGGTAGACGGTGGGGTAACGGCCCACCGTGCCAATAATCGGTACGGGTTGTGAGAGCAAGAGCCCGGAGACGGAATCTGAGACAAGATTCCGGGCCCTACGGGGCGCAGCAGGCGCGAAAACTTTACACTGCACGACAGTGCGATAAGGGGACTCCGAGTGCGTGGGCATAGTGCCCTCGCTTTTGTGAACCGTAGGGAGGTTCACGAATAAGAGCTGGGCAAGACCGGTGCCAGCCGCCGCGGTAACACCGGCAGCTCGAGTGATGACCGATATTATTGGGCCTAAAGCGTCCGTAGCCGGCCAGGCAAGTCTGTTGGGAAATCTGCTCGCTCAACGAGCAGGCGTCCAGCAGATACTGTTTGGCTTGGGACCGAGAGACTCAAGGGGTACGTCTGGGGTAGGAGTGAAATCCTGTAATCCTGGACGGACCGCCGATGGCGAAAGCACCTTGAGAGATCGGATCCGACGGTGAGGGACGAAAGCTGGGGTCACGAACCGGATTAGATACCCGGGTAGTCCCAGCTGTAAACGATGCCAGTTAGGTTTGGCGCGGGCTACGAGCTCGTGCTGTGCCGCAGCGAAGGCGATAAACTGGCCGCCTGGGAAGTACGTCCGCAAGGATGAAACTTAAAGGAATTGGCGGGGGAGCACTACAACCGGAGGAGCCTGCGGTTTAATTGGACTCAACGCCGGACATCTCACCAGCTCCGACAGTATGCAGTGAAGGTCAGTGTGATGAGCTTACCTGAGCTACTGAGAGGAGGTGCATGGCCGCCGTCAGCTCGTACCGTGAGGCGTCCTGTTAAGTCAGGCAACGAGCGAGACCCGCACTCCTAATTGCCAGCAGCAGTTTCGACTGGCTGGGTACATTAGGAGGACTGCCAGTGCCAAACTGGAGGAAGGAACGGGCAACGGTAGGTCAGTATGCCCCGAATGAGCTGGGCTACACGCGGGCTACAATGGTCGAGACAATGGGAAGCTACCTCGAGAGAGGGCGCTAATCTCCGAAACTCGATCGTAGTTCGGATTGCGGGCTGAAAC
This window of the Haloarchaeobius amylolyticus genome carries:
- the pheS gene encoding phenylalanine--tRNA ligase subunit alpha yields the protein MKLPATQAAVLEAASATDARSVAALADDVGAKPESVVGAAFDLEEQGLLAIEERTTEHVELTDEGERYVDEGLPEVRLYEAAVDAGATDEPVSMGQVIGASGLGDLVDIALANYARKGYGEIDSGEIAANAGPDPEADEEALALAALHGGETVTDTDVLDQLDRRGLVERVEQTERLVTLTDEGVTAMMEGIEVAESVGQLTPELLTSGEWQDVEFAEYNVEADAETLYGGKKHILRQTADRVKDVLVGMGFQEMEGPHADAEFWINDCLFMPQDHPARTHWDQFALDVPPMQDLPEDLVDRVEDAHRNGVGEDGDGYHSPWTEEVARGVDLRGHTTSLSMRYLSGEAVGDLEPPQRYFSVEKVYRNDTLDATHLLEFFQIEGWVMAEDLSVRDLMGTFTEFYEQFGITDLQFKPHYNPYTEPSFELFGEHPRTGELVEIGNSGIFREEVLRPLGVECDVMAWGLALERLLMLTHGFEDIRDVHGTLCDLDFLRNAEVIR
- a CDS encoding tryptophan--tRNA ligase, coding for MTRDSESSTPDDELVPDGGETAAEGADEVALDPWGSSTVSDYRKLFEEFGIEEFDEVLPEVPNPHYLMRRGVIFGHRDYRPVADAMREGEPWAVLSGFMPTGDPHIGHKLVFDEIIWHQQQGGEAYGLIADLEAHSARGLTWEEIDEHSRDYILSLLALGFDPAEGELYRQSDNRELQDLAFELGIEANYSELQAIYGFDGETDVSHMQSVVTQMADILYPQLDEPKPTVIPVGPDQDPHMRLARDLATRMRFFKVSKAYASFEADDDERELIAAAYAALADDAPEGEPVRCEDGAEWLREHQPEPADARDSAVKKLDSAGKEPLRPRTRFFDRQATDAAFEALIDAVEGEKRVYEGHIDSFDLDRGEAEELARQVEVDHGGYGFMPPSSIYHRFMTGLTGGKMSSSVPASHISLLDDPEDGYDKVKSATTGGRETAEEQREKGGEADKCPVYELYAYLLAGDDDEFATEVYEECVGGERLCGGCKEQAAELMEEFLEEHQKKRAEVAEHLDDLDIDLDSDRKRN
- a CDS encoding class I SAM-dependent methyltransferase, with product MPFDWETDFYAATDWDRGAYVGGDDMPEHLATFFERVGVPDTVADVGCGPALVDFELAPRYPDTAFYGYDVAPSVVESNREQAAEAGLSNLSFAVDALPDLAIDREFDLVYCMATLYFVDDVERALTELYDRVAPGGHLVFNYPNRYTRTWVHEETSGEKREAFGLVGAGENLLSYDAIESVLGRRPESYWTAVGARGEPYASRRSPAVFVRKPASP
- a CDS encoding class I SAM-dependent methyltransferase gives rise to the protein MSENVTTDATWADPGSATHWEDFYAAGDYERVAYIGREAMPGLLARFVDRHWPPTGPRGTGGPASVASIGCGAAVDLFELAVRFPDTAFYGYDVSASVIRDDRRLAADLGFENVHFAVDALPDLATDRTFDLVYCMATLYFVDDTGAAVRAMYDRVRPGGYLVFNYPNRYTHTRFDREFTGARRELFHHVVAGENLLSYSRIEDLLGTRPRDYWRLVDARDCSFVGRDTPCVAVQR